The following nucleotide sequence is from Streptomyces sp. HUAS CB01.
CGGCGTGCATCAGCGCCACCGCGTGCAGCGAGTCCTCACCGTCCTCGCGGAGCAGCCGGCCTGCCTCGGTGAGGGAGAAACACCCGTCGCCCTCGTCGGTGACGAGACCGGCGGTGGCGAGCAGGCACAGCAGCCGCAGCAGCGACTCCGGATGGGTGCCCGTCCGCTCCGCCAGCACGGTGTGGCTCACGGCCGGCTCGTCCATGGCATCGGCCAGGCGAAGTCCGGCCGCCGTGTGGATCGCGGTCGACAGATAGTGGCCGGTGATCATCTGGAACACCGCGGCCGTCGTGGTCGGCGCCTCGGGAATGGATACGTCCGCACGCGTCATGGTCGCTCGCCCTCAGTCGGAAATCAGCGACCGCACTGTCGGCCGAGCCGCTCGACACCGGGTGGAACGCGTCTCGAAACGCCGCCCGCTCCTCTGGCACGCGGCGCCGGCCGGGCCCCCTCAAGTGGCCCTCGAAAGGACGTTGAGACCGGCCTAGGACAGTCGGGCGAGTTGCCGCATCGCTTGCAGGAAGGCTGAGAATGTCGCAGGAACACTACCCTGTCCTGGTCGTGGGTGCGGGGACGGTCGGCTTGTCCATGGCCGCCGCCCTCTCCCACTACGGCGTGCCCGTGCTGCTCGTGGAGCGGCACGCCGGAACCACCGCACACCCCAGGGCCACCGGGGTGCAGCCTCCGGTGAAGGAATTCTTCCGGAGCATCGGACTCGACGACCGCATCCGCGCGGCCAGCGGCGATCTGTTGCCCAGCAACGGCAAGGTCGATGTCGAGACCCTGGCCGGCACCGACCTGGCCACGGCCCCGCGCATCCCGACACCGCCCAAGGACGTGGCCGAGCTGACGGCGAAGATCAGCCCGACCCCCATCGGCCCCATCGCCCAGGACCGCATCGACCGGGTGCTGTGCGAGGCCGCCACGGAGCACGGCGCGGTGATCCGCTTCAACACCCGGCTCGTCGCCGTGGAGCAGGACGAGACCGGTGTCACGGCGACCCTCGCCGACACCGACGGCGGCGAGCCCCGCACCGTCCGCGCCGACTACCTGGTCGCGGCCGACGGCTCCGCCAGCGCCGTACGACGAGCCCTGGGCATCGAGATGAAGGGGCCGACCGGCCTCGGCAATCCGATGATCAACGTGCTGTTCACCGCCGACCTCGCCGAGTTGGTGAAGGGCAACGAGTTCGCCTTCGCGCAGATCACCAACCCCGACTCGGAGGGGATCCTCCTCACCGTCAACAACCGGGACCGGTGGATCTACCACATCAGCTACAAGGAGGGCGAGGAGGAGCTGTCCGACTACCCGGACGAGCGCTGCGTGGAGCTGATCAAGGCCGCGATCGGCCGCGACGACATCCCCGTCGAGATCGTCAGCACCATTCCGTGGCGCATGTCCGCACGGGTCGCCGAGCGGGTCGTCGAGGGCCGGGTGATCCTGGCCGGCGACTCCGCCCACACCATCCCGCCGATCGGCGCCTTCGGCATGAGCAGCGGTGTGGCGGACGCCTGCAACCTGGCCTGGAAGGTGGCGCACGTCGTCAAGGGCAGGGCCGGTCAGGGGCTGCTGCGCAGCTACGAGACCGAGCGGCTGCCGATCATGCGCTTCACCCGTGACCAGGCGATGCTGCGCTTCTCCCACCTGGACCTGCACTGGGATGCGGAGAAGTACGGCGAGCGCTCCGCGGTCGAGATGGCGGACCCGCTGGTCACGGCGCTGGCCTACCAGTACCACGAGGGCGCGCTGATCGACGCGCCCAAGGAACTGCGCTCGCTGATGCGGGCCGACGAGAACCTCGACGGCTCGCCCGGGACGCGGGTCCCGCACGCCTGGGTCGAGCACCGGGGCAAGCGGATCTCGGTGCTCGACCTGCCCGAGGGCGGCTTCGCTCTGCTGACCGGTCCGCGCGGCGCGGACTGGCTGGCCGCCGCCGAGGCCGAGGCCGCCCGCACGGGCCTGGAACTGCGCGGCTACCGCGTCGGCCCGGGCTGCGAGGTGGACGACCCGGAAGCCGGCTGGCTCGCCGCCGCCGGGCTGGACCCGGACGGCGCGCTGCTGGTGCGGCCCGACATGTTCGTGGCCTGGCGCTCCACCGGGGCGCAGGACCGGCCGCAGGAACGGCTCGCCGAGGTGCTGGACCGCGTTCTCGACCGCGCCTGACCGCCCCGCTCGACCCCTCGTTCCGGCGCTGTGCCCGTGCGTTCCGTGACGCACGGGCACAGCCCGCCCCGGGGGCCACCACCCACCAACCAGGAGCTCGATGTGACGACCACTCCCTTCCTCTCCGACGCACAGGGACGGACCGCCGTGGTGACCGGAGCGACCCGCGGTGTCGGCCTCGCCGTCGCGCGCAGGCTCTGCGCGGCGGGAACCCAGGTGATCCTCGACTACGCCCATGACGACGACGCCGCGGCGCAGGCGGTGCGCCTGCTCGGCCACCTGCCCGGCAAGGCGGTGGCGGTCAAGGCCGACGTCTCCGACCCGGCGGCGCTG
It contains:
- a CDS encoding FAD-dependent monooxygenase, with product MSQEHYPVLVVGAGTVGLSMAAALSHYGVPVLLVERHAGTTAHPRATGVQPPVKEFFRSIGLDDRIRAASGDLLPSNGKVDVETLAGTDLATAPRIPTPPKDVAELTAKISPTPIGPIAQDRIDRVLCEAATEHGAVIRFNTRLVAVEQDETGVTATLADTDGGEPRTVRADYLVAADGSASAVRRALGIEMKGPTGLGNPMINVLFTADLAELVKGNEFAFAQITNPDSEGILLTVNNRDRWIYHISYKEGEEELSDYPDERCVELIKAAIGRDDIPVEIVSTIPWRMSARVAERVVEGRVILAGDSAHTIPPIGAFGMSSGVADACNLAWKVAHVVKGRAGQGLLRSYETERLPIMRFTRDQAMLRFSHLDLHWDAEKYGERSAVEMADPLVTALAYQYHEGALIDAPKELRSLMRADENLDGSPGTRVPHAWVEHRGKRISVLDLPEGGFALLTGPRGADWLAAAEAEAARTGLELRGYRVGPGCEVDDPEAGWLAAAGLDPDGALLVRPDMFVAWRSTGAQDRPQERLAEVLDRVLDRA